One genomic window of Lepeophtheirus salmonis chromosome 5, UVic_Lsal_1.4, whole genome shotgun sequence includes the following:
- the LOC121118286 gene encoding uncharacterized protein, with product MKYLYCLVLACIIPLIQSETVFTHRSSRYNAQSLHSAASSIDERMQGILGQIRSTIPSSISSIESDIAVLNIRKAFIGTMNLFGALFGIRGAIGDNLSPDFTLKQLSFGDQLNALSQAMYGFGYVGPFYLELEEARLDCGLSDFDNALREYAYVTDFSTTYGHSYTGSSDTDPHLLTYYVIKMKHALKRSIYCITSRKGSNQEAVITNSLIDLYAKLATERLSLTDGILSTSNNVENPTYQGASQSQYFFNK from the exons ATGAAGTATTTGTACTGTCTCGTCTTGGCATGCATAATTCCTTTAATTCAATCTGAAACAG TTTTCACTCATCGTTCATCGAGGTACAATGCTCAGTCCCTTCATTCTGCTGCATCAAGTATAGACGAAAGAATGCAAGGGATACTTGGTCAAATACGTAGCACTATTCCTTCATCGATTTCGAGCATAGAATCCGATATAGCggttttaaatattagaaaagcATTTATCGGAACAATGAATTTATTTGGAG cACTTTTTGGAATTAGAGGAGCTATTGGAGACAATTTGAGTCCGGATTTTACTCTAAAACAACTTTCCTTTGGAGATCAGCTCAAT GCTCTATCTCAAGCTATGTATGGTTTTGGGTATGTTGGTCCATTTTATTTGGAACTGGAAGAGGCTCGACTAGATTGTGGACTTAGCGATTTTGACAATGCCTTAAGAGAATACGCATATGTTACGGACTTCTCCACGACTTATGGTCATTCATATACTGGATCAAGTGATACAGATCCACATCTTTTAACTTActatgttattaaaatgaaacatGCTCTCAAGAGGTCCATTTATTGTATA ACAAGTCGGAAAGGAAGCAATCAAGAGGCTGTTATTACCAACTCATTAATTGATCTATACGCAAAGCTGGCCACTGAAAGACTCTCATTGACTGACGGAATTTTATCAACATCTAATAATGTTGAAAATCCCACATATCAAGGTGCATCTCAATcccaatatttctttaataaataa